A genome region from Drosophila takahashii strain IR98-3 E-12201 unplaced genomic scaffold, DtakHiC1v2 scaffold_71, whole genome shotgun sequence includes the following:
- the LOC138914657 gene encoding circumsporozoite protein-like, whose protein sequence is MELAESGSESGSSRACSSTRGGRGRKRGKGHKATPREASRAKVVAVGGAQDTPEPFEEEDAPSSLEMPTHPAAPVADDESQSIVAKLAAMKATAKAAAKAAAIAVANAAGNATGNVAESAAENAAGNAAAYGVTAVKPAANVPAAAADNAATFVAPAPVLP, encoded by the coding sequence ATGGAGCTTGCCGAGTCGGGAAGCGAGAGTGGCAGCAGTCGCGCGTGTAGCTCAACCCGCGGTGGAAGAGGACGCAAGCGTGGCAAGGGGCACAAGGCGACGCCGAGGGAGGCATCGCGTGCGAAGGTGGTCGCCGTGGGTGGTGCGCAGGACACGCCGGAGCCATTCGAGGAAGAGGACGCACCATCGTCCCTTGAGATGCCGACGCACCCAGCTGCACCGGTAGCTGACGACGAGTCTCAGTCCATCGTCGCTAAACTCGCCGCAATGAAGGCCACCGCGAAGGCTGCTGCGAAGGCCGCTGCGATCGCAGTAGCGAACGCCGCCGGAAATGCCACTGGAAATGTCGCCGAGAGTGCCGCCGAAAATGCCGCCGGGAATGCTGCCGCATATGGAGTCACCGCCGTGAAGCCAGCCGCAAATGTCCCTGCAGCTGCCGCTGACAACGCTGCAACGTTTGTTGCCCCAGCACCCGTGCTCCCATAA